DNA sequence from the Cohnella herbarum genome:
GGTGGAAACGAGCGCTGACGGATTAACGTATACGTTCAAGCTTCGTCAAGGCGTCAAGTTCCATAACGGCAAAGAGATGACGTCCGAAGACGTCGTGGCATCGATGAACCGCTGGTTGGTAACATCCTCCCGCGCGAAGGTGCTGCTGACGAACGCGAAGTTCGAAGCCGTGGATACCTACTCCGTGAAGCTGACGATAGAGAAGCCGGCTTCCGACGTCTTGATTCTCATCGCTTCCCAAGCTCAGTTCCCTTCGATTATGCCGAAGGAGATCGTCGAGTCCGCACCGGCGGAAGGGGTTACCGAGTATATCGGAACGGGCCCGTACAAGTTCCAAGAATGGAAGCAAGATCAGTACATTCACTTGGTAAGGAACAACGATTACCAATCTTCGCAAGAGACGGCAAGCGGGTTCTACGGTAAGAAAGAGGCGCCTACGGAAAACCTGTTCTTCCATTTCGTAACGGATCACGCAACGCGGATCGCAGGCGTGAAAACCGGAGAGTACGATATTGCCGATGCCATTCCAATCGAGAACTACGACGAGCTTGCGGCCGACAAGAACCTCGAATTGCTTTCCTTCCCGGGAGGCGCGTTAACCGCATTCTTGAACACGAGCGAAGGTTTGTTGGCGGACGTCAAATACCGTCAAGCCATACTGGCGGCGCTGAACAACGAAGAGATCATGTTAGCTAGCTTCGCGAAGCCGGAGCTTTACTCCTTGGCGCCGGGATATTTGGGAGCGAACCAAGTGCAATGGGCGACGGATGCCGGCAAGGAATATTACAATCAAGCGGATCCGGAGAAAGCGAAGCAGTTGTTGAAAGAAGCCGGATATAAAGGCGAAGAAATCACGTTGCTTACGACGAAGGATTATGCGGAGATGTACGCCGCGACATTGGTTATCCAAGAGCAGCTTCGTCAAGTCGGATTTAACGTGAAGGTCGATAACTACGATTTCCCTACTTTCTTGGAAACGAAGAACGATCGCAGCAAATGGGATTTGTTCGTGGCGAGCACGGGATATCAGTTAACTCCGCCGCAACTGTTGGCCGTGAACCCGGATTGGGCGGGATTGAACGACGACAAAGTCAAAGCGGCGCTGGCTGCGATCCGCGGAGCTGCGACTCCGGAAGACGCGAAGAAGGAATGGGAAACTCTGCAAGGCTACTTGTATGAGATCGGCTCCTCCACCGTTATTGGACATTACAACGGCATCGTAGCCGTGAACAAAGCGGTCGAAAACTTCGAGTTGTTCGAAGCGCCGATCGTGTGGAACGCCAAAATCGCAAAATAATCGGCTTAGCGGAGGGTGTTATAAGTTACCTATGTAACTTAGCTAACGCCCTCTCGTTTATTTGCGGGCGCAGTCGAATGCACCTCCTTCTCAAAGACGGCGAAGTCGTTTAAGCTTGACCTATCGGATAGTTGCGTTTGTTCCAATCTAACGGAACTCACAGACGTTAATTTGCTAAAATAGGCACTTTTCAAAATCTAACGGAAGCTAGCGCACTTATTTCAGCATTTTTCAATGAAAACATGCCTCATGAGCATAAATAGAAGCGCCCAGTTCCGTTACAATTTCAAAACACCTGTTTTCGTCGAAATAACGTCCGTGGCTTCCGTAAGAAAGTAAATCTTGATTGTTTTACTGCAAAAGCTCTAAACGGGTGGAAAAAGCCAACTTCAACTCGGTCTCGAAGCAAGTTTAATGCGATTGCCAGGAGCCGAAACCGTCTAGGCTTGAACGATCGGCATTACAAAATAGTTAAATGAGGGGTTCTCGTGCTAGCGTACATCGCGAAAAGACTTTTGTCGCTAATTCCGGTATTGTTCGTCGTTACGGTCGCTATTTTCTTAATTATTCATATTACGCCCGGAGCTCCGGCGGCTACGATTCTCGGGATAGAGGCTTCTCAAGAAGAACTGGACGCGCTCAATAAGGAGCTCGGCTTAAACCGTCCGATATACGAGCAGTATTTGTCCTGGGTTTCCGATCTATTGAAGGGGGACTTGGGGCAATCCCTCTACATGCAACAGCCGGTAGGCCAAGCGATTGCCGAGCACATCGGGCCGACTCTCTCCTTAGCGATACTCGCTCAAGTCATAGCTCTTCTATTAGCCATCCCGTTCGGGATTATTGCTGCTTATAAGAGGGGCTCCGCGACGGATTATTCCCTAATGGGCGTGTCCTTGCTCGGAATGGCCGTTCCAAGCTTTCTGCTCGGTTTATTTCTTATGCTCTTCGTAGGCGTTAAGCTCCAATGGCTACCGGTTGCCGGCTACGAACCGCTGAGTAGCGGGTTATGGGAGCATCTGAAGTATTTGATTCTTCCGGGCATTTCCTTGGGGGCGATCCAGGCCGCGTTGATAACGCGAATGACCCGGTCCTCGATGCTGGAAGTGCTAAATTTGAATTATATCAAAACGGCCCGGTCCAGAGGGTTGAGCGAAACGAAGGTGCTGCTGAAACACGCTTTCCGCAACGCTTTCCTACCTATTCTTACGGTAATCGGACAGACGTTCGGCGTTCTCGTCACGGGAGCGGTCGTCGTGGAATCGATCTTTAATATTCCCGGATTGGGGCAATTAATCTTGAATTCGATCACGAGAAGAGACTTCGCCGTTATCCAAGGCGTCGTTCTCAGCGTTACAGTGATCTACGTCGGATTGAATCTGCTCATCGATCTGCTATACGGCATCGTCGATCCGCGCGTTCGGTTGGACCGCAAATAGGGAGGGGGAATCCACATGATTACGCTTCGGGATAAAGAAAACATAGCTCAGATCAGCGATAGATTAAAGAAAGAGCAACGAGCGTTACGCTATCGCCGCTTGAAATCCAATTACGGGCTGCTCATCGGCGCGTCCATTATGATCGCATTGGTTCTGATCGCCATCATCGGTCCGTTATTCACCCCCTATGGTCCGTACGGAATGAAGGTTATGGATCGGTTATTGCCCCCAGCGGGAGCCATTGGTTAGGGACGGACGAGTTCGGCCGCGACCTGTTAACCCGAATTATTTACGGCGCGAGGGTGTCCATCAGCGTCGGACTTATCGTAGCGTTGCTATCTTCTT
Encoded proteins:
- a CDS encoding ABC transporter substrate-binding protein, which gives rise to MKLKKINVLVTALILSIALVACTKDNSNNKGTEASGTASPSAGASASSPAEQKEYKNELHIALTAQPPTLDSAVTVSSVALDTAGNIFEQLYTLNAAYEPVPVLAESVETSADGLTYTFKLRQGVKFHNGKEMTSEDVVASMNRWLVTSSRAKVLLTNAKFEAVDTYSVKLTIEKPASDVLILIASQAQFPSIMPKEIVESAPAEGVTEYIGTGPYKFQEWKQDQYIHLVRNNDYQSSQETASGFYGKKEAPTENLFFHFVTDHATRIAGVKTGEYDIADAIPIENYDELAADKNLELLSFPGGALTAFLNTSEGLLADVKYRQAILAALNNEEIMLASFAKPELYSLAPGYLGANQVQWATDAGKEYYNQADPEKAKQLLKEAGYKGEEITLLTTKDYAEMYAATLVIQEQLRQVGFNVKVDNYDFPTFLETKNDRSKWDLFVASTGYQLTPPQLLAVNPDWAGLNDDKVKAALAAIRGAATPEDAKKEWETLQGYLYEIGSSTVIGHYNGIVAVNKAVENFELFEAPIVWNAKIAK
- a CDS encoding ABC transporter permease, which codes for MLAYIAKRLLSLIPVLFVVTVAIFLIIHITPGAPAATILGIEASQEELDALNKELGLNRPIYEQYLSWVSDLLKGDLGQSLYMQQPVGQAIAEHIGPTLSLAILAQVIALLLAIPFGIIAAYKRGSATDYSLMGVSLLGMAVPSFLLGLFLMLFVGVKLQWLPVAGYEPLSSGLWEHLKYLILPGISLGAIQAALITRMTRSSMLEVLNLNYIKTARSRGLSETKVLLKHAFRNAFLPILTVIGQTFGVLVTGAVVVESIFNIPGLGQLILNSITRRDFAVIQGVVLSVTVIYVGLNLLIDLLYGIVDPRVRLDRK